GATTATGAAAAAGACATAGGAGGAGCGGTTTTTTACGGACCAAAATTAGATTTTAAAATTAAGGATTGCTTGGGCAGGGAGTGGCAGTGTTCAACTTTGCAATATGATTTTAATTTGCCTGAAAAGTTTGATATGTCTTTTATTAACGAAAAAGGAAAGAAAGAAAGACCTTATATGTTGCATAGGGCGTTGTTTGGATCTTTTGAAAGATTTATAGGAATTTTAATTGAACATTACGCAGGTATTTTTCCTGTTTGGCTTTCGCCTGTCCAAGTTAAAATAATTTCTGTTGGAGAAAAGCACATTAAATATTGTGAAAAGTTGGCAAGTGAATTTAAAGAAAATAATATTAGGGTTGAAGTTGACGGCTCAGATGAAACAGTCGGCAATAAAATAAGAAAAACAATATTTGAAAAAATTCCTTATATGGCTGTTATTGGCGATAAAGAAATAAAATCCAAAAAGTTAAATATTCGCGATTATGGCTCAAAACAAACAAGGGAAATAAGTATTGAAAAATTTATAAAAGAAATTTTAAATAAAATAAAGGAAAGGAAATAAATATTAATTTATCATAATAAAAAATAAAAATAATAATTTGAAAATTGAAAATTAGAAATTGAAAATTAGATTCTATTTTAAATATTTGAATTTGTGATTTATTTAGAATTTGTGATTTTGAATTTGTAATTTATTTAATAACCTTATGGATTTAATATTTTTAATTTTCGCGCTTTTTGCTTTAATTTATTCCATTATTATTCACGAGTATGCTCATGGTTGGATGGCTGATCAGCTTGGCGATCCAACGGCAAAATACGCTGGTCGCTTAACTTTAAATCCTCTTCCGCATATTGATCCGATAGGAAGTATTTTTATTCCAGCAATGTTGGTTTTGTTTAACGCGGGTTTTATTTTTGGTTGGGCAAAGCCTGTGCCATTTAATCCAAATAATTTGTCAGATAAAAAATACGGCTCGGCAAAAGTCGCGTTTGCTGGTCCGGCTTCTAATTTTTTAATTGCTTTGTTCCTGGGAATTATTTTGAGGATATGTTATACAGATATTTTTAGCGGATATAATTTTGCTGTTTTTTCACAGCTTATTGCTTATGTTATTTGGCTTAATCTTTTGCTTGGAATTTTTAATCTAATGCCAATTCCGCCGTTGGACGGGTCAAAAATTTTTGCGCCATTTTTGCCTTATAAATGGCAAGAAATAATGCTTAGATTAGAGCAATGGGGAATGCTTATTTTGATTCTGTTTATTTTTCTTCTTTTTAATCCAGTTATTTTGCCGATATTAAATTTTATTTTTTATTTAATTGTCGGCGTTCCATTTTATTATTTTATGTAATACAAAATAAATCCAAAGAGAAAAGGGCTAAGCTACTGCTTGCCCTTTTTGTTTTTTTGCGTTTTTTTTATTTAAAAATTTTTGCAGTGTTTAAGCCAAAAATCTTCTATCGGAATGTGGATGCAATAAAAAATAATTTTTGCAAATTCCTTTAAAAAAATTAAAGGTAAAAAAAGTATCCTGCTATAAAGGAACCACTGTGATTTTAGACTTCTTGCTTTTTTCATTTGCTTTTCCTCCTTGTTTTTTTATTAAAAATATTTTTATTCAATTTTTGGTTTGTCTATTTCAACAGCTTCAACTGTTTGTTCGCCACCTGATATTTTTATGACATCTTTATCAATTTTTTTATATTCTTTTGAAGCGTTATTAAAATGATTTACTGTTGTTCCCAAGGAATTGCCCATTCTTTTCATATATTCTTCATAATTTTTAATATGGCGTCCTAATTTTTCAACTCTTTCTTTTATTTCTTTCGCGCTTTCTTCAATTTCTAAAGCTTTCAAGCCTTGTAAAACCATTTGCAGATAAGCGTAAAAAGATGTTGGTGAAACAATAATAACATGTTTATCTATAAAAGCGTATTCAATCAGATCGCGAGTGTTCACTTTAACCGATCCGACTTGATTTACTAAAAGGTCATAATAAATTCCTTCAGCTGGAATAAACATAAACGCGAAATCCATTGTGTTTTTTTGCGGTTTAATATATTTTGATGTTTCATCAATCCTTTTTTTAAGATCCAATTTGAATTCTTTTTCTAATTTTATTCGCGCGTTTGGATCTTTTTCAGCTACAATGCGATTGTAATTTTCTAAAGAAAATTTGGAATCAACAGGAATAATTTTGTCTTTAACAAATATCGCGGCGTCAACAATGTCGCCGTCGTTAAAATTATATTGCATTTTATAAGTAGCTGGCGGAAGAACATTTTTTAAAATCATTTCTAATTGATATTCCCCTAAAATTCCGCGATGTTTTGGGTTTTTTAAAATGTCTTCAAGATTTTTCAATGGAGCTTTTAAATCAAGCACCTG
This window of the Patescibacteria group bacterium genome carries:
- a CDS encoding site-2 protease family protein; its protein translation is MDLIFLIFALFALIYSIIIHEYAHGWMADQLGDPTAKYAGRLTLNPLPHIDPIGSIFIPAMLVLFNAGFIFGWAKPVPFNPNNLSDKKYGSAKVAFAGPASNFLIALFLGIILRICYTDIFSGYNFAVFSQLIAYVIWLNLLLGIFNLMPIPPLDGSKIFAPFLPYKWQEIMLRLEQWGMLILILFIFLLFNPVILPILNFIFYLIVGVPFYYFM
- a CDS encoding DNA recombination protein RmuC; amino-acid sequence: MDSQILTIILIAVGFIAVFYFINKKMSEFSKSQKNDQSLLLIQNQINEITKTLDNRLNESSKMMQNQFNESSKIITDVTEKLTKLDDTSKQVLDLKAPLKNLEDILKNPKHRGILGEYQLEMILKNVLPPATYKMQYNFNDGDIVDAAIFVKDKIIPVDSKFSLENYNRIVAEKDPNARIKLEKEFKLDLKKRIDETSKYIKPQKNTMDFAFMFIPAEGIYYDLLVNQVGSVKVNTRDLIEYAFIDKHVIIVSPTSFYAYLQMVLQGLKALEIEESAKEIKERVEKLGRHIKNYEEYMKRMGNSLGTTVNHFNNASKEYKKIDKDVIKISGGEQTVEAVEIDKPKIE